Proteins from a genomic interval of Rubinisphaera italica:
- a CDS encoding alkaline phosphatase D family protein, translated as MINEIPRRVALKLLTMGSALIGTKNSLEVRGDEKDGSEKLQVVGNWKQTHDRVWLGEEFWANPMENWRIVDGAAECQSTSGNRSVHLLTHQITNPGGSFQMSVNTRQVQAGKKEGGVAFRVGVSSDINEYRSNCFAPGGIVAGVVENQLVLGGKRSDLSRKADLQDVSLKLKGEPAGDQYQLELTAYSGGKTLGTLKNLFRPQAILGNVALANNFNTADRKSDGSRYAFRDWKVGGDAFFVNENHKFGPILWSMYSLSDSRSDEGFVLKLSALTGPLGKDDNQLVELHLKKNGTWRQVVKSTLNTDAWVATFRISNWNENVEAPYKLVYREQLTDGGESVSEWSGTIKANPTGRPLRMGALTCQNDYAFPYEPVNENLMKLDPDLLYFSGDQIYENHGGFGIIRDPAEPAILNYLRKFYQFGWSFREAMRDRPTLCIPDDHDVFQGNIWGEGGAPMQGIDKGASSKGGYREPVRMVNAVHLTCTSHHPDFYDPSTIKQDMSVYYGDMVYGDVSFAIIADRQWKSGPEHVDTGSGRADHVQDPEFDCSKLDKPGLVLLGERQEEFLKQWAEDWRGHSMKVLLSQTVFAGVATHHGDYNGYLKADLDCGGWPQTARQHALGIIRKSKALHVNGDQHLTTMCQYGFQKQRDSNWSFCPPAIAVGYPRWWRPDELEMPHQNRPKHDLPNTGEFTDGLGNLVYVYSVGNPEVASEKNRYDKAHQKGSGFGIVTVDTQAKTYTIDSYKFLIDPTDGNETNQFPGWPLTIHQAENQGENSIS; from the coding sequence ATGATTAATGAAATTCCCAGACGAGTCGCCCTGAAATTATTGACGATGGGTTCTGCCTTGATCGGTACAAAAAATAGTCTTGAAGTTCGTGGAGATGAAAAAGACGGCTCCGAGAAATTACAGGTTGTCGGGAATTGGAAACAAACTCATGATCGAGTCTGGTTGGGTGAGGAGTTTTGGGCCAATCCGATGGAAAACTGGCGAATTGTCGATGGTGCAGCCGAATGTCAGTCGACATCGGGAAATCGCAGTGTGCATTTACTGACGCATCAGATCACCAACCCTGGAGGTTCATTTCAAATGTCGGTGAATACCCGACAGGTGCAGGCTGGCAAAAAAGAGGGGGGAGTGGCTTTTCGCGTGGGAGTCAGCAGTGATATCAATGAATATCGCAGTAACTGTTTTGCTCCGGGAGGTATTGTCGCTGGTGTTGTTGAAAACCAACTCGTTCTCGGCGGCAAGCGAAGTGATTTGTCGAGGAAAGCAGATCTTCAGGATGTGTCTCTGAAACTGAAGGGAGAGCCCGCTGGAGATCAATATCAACTTGAGTTGACGGCATACTCTGGCGGAAAAACACTCGGCACTCTCAAGAATCTCTTCCGTCCCCAGGCAATTCTGGGGAATGTCGCATTAGCCAATAATTTCAATACAGCCGATCGCAAATCTGATGGGAGTCGATATGCGTTTCGCGACTGGAAGGTTGGCGGGGATGCATTTTTTGTCAATGAAAATCACAAATTCGGACCAATTCTCTGGTCCATGTATTCACTGAGTGATTCCCGCAGTGACGAAGGTTTTGTACTCAAATTGAGTGCATTGACTGGTCCACTTGGTAAGGATGACAATCAACTAGTTGAATTGCATTTGAAGAAAAACGGAACTTGGCGGCAAGTCGTCAAATCAACTTTGAATACAGATGCCTGGGTGGCAACTTTTCGGATATCAAATTGGAATGAGAATGTAGAAGCGCCCTATAAGCTCGTTTATCGAGAACAACTCACGGATGGAGGGGAGTCTGTTTCAGAATGGTCTGGGACGATTAAGGCTAATCCAACCGGCAGGCCGTTACGCATGGGAGCGTTGACCTGTCAGAACGATTACGCATTTCCTTATGAACCCGTCAATGAAAATTTGATGAAGCTCGATCCTGATTTACTGTATTTTTCTGGTGATCAGATTTATGAAAATCATGGCGGCTTCGGTATCATTCGCGATCCCGCTGAACCTGCGATCCTGAATTATCTGCGAAAATTCTATCAGTTCGGCTGGTCCTTCCGTGAAGCGATGCGAGACCGTCCAACCCTATGTATTCCTGACGACCACGATGTTTTTCAGGGAAACATCTGGGGTGAAGGAGGAGCACCGATGCAGGGCATCGACAAGGGAGCCTCTTCCAAAGGTGGTTACCGTGAACCGGTTCGCATGGTCAATGCAGTCCATTTGACCTGCACATCACATCATCCAGATTTTTATGATCCGTCGACGATCAAACAAGACATGAGTGTCTATTACGGCGACATGGTTTACGGCGATGTCAGTTTTGCCATCATTGCTGACCGTCAGTGGAAAAGCGGGCCAGAGCATGTCGACACGGGTAGTGGACGGGCAGACCATGTGCAAGATCCCGAATTTGATTGCTCGAAACTGGATAAACCAGGCCTGGTTTTACTCGGTGAACGTCAGGAAGAATTCTTGAAACAGTGGGCGGAAGACTGGCGGGGACATTCGATGAAAGTCCTGCTGAGTCAGACCGTTTTTGCCGGAGTTGCGACCCATCATGGAGACTACAATGGATATTTAAAAGCAGACCTGGATTGCGGAGGCTGGCCACAAACAGCTCGGCAGCATGCGCTCGGTATTATCCGCAAGTCGAAGGCTTTGCATGTCAATGGCGATCAACATTTGACGACAATGTGTCAGTACGGATTCCAAAAACAAAGAGACAGCAACTGGTCATTCTGTCCTCCTGCGATAGCCGTCGGCTATCCTCGCTGGTGGCGTCCCGATGAGTTGGAGATGCCTCATCAGAATCGACCGAAACATGATTTACCAAATACTGGTGAGTTTACAGATGGGCTAGGAAATCTTGTCTATGTATATTCGGTCGGTAATCCAGAAGTTGCCTCAGAAAAGAATCGATACGATAAGGCTCATCAGAAGGGAAGCGGTTTTGGAATTGTTACGGTCGACACTCAGGCAAAAACTTACACGATTGATTCTTACAAATTTCTTATTGATCCAACCGATGGCAATGAGACGAATCAATTTCCTGGTTGGCCATTAACAATTCATCAAGCTGAAAATCAGGGTGAAAATTCCATCTCCTGA
- a CDS encoding MFS transporter, which yields MIRQDLKYSVGDGAAFGLMVGMGETYLPAFVLAIGLGELVSGMIGSLPLFLGGILQLISPWAIRKIGSHKNWVVACSLVQALMFVPLIFAACRGTLGTFEVVLIASLYWGTSLATGPAWNTWIGTLVPVRVRSKYFASRTRISQACVFIGFIAAGLSLQYASQQNRLLTAFAILFSVAGICRLISSYMLARQREPFPIPAGMVRRPITQTCRDLTEGPGGRLLMFLVATQAAVQMSGPYFTPFMLNNLKFSYLQFVSLIAVAFLARIFALPVWGRLAHRVGAMRLLWIGALGIAPVSLGWTFSQNYYWLMTIQLYSGAVWAAYELAFFLLLFESIPEQQRTGLLTVYNLINVTAWVCGALVGGLLLYSMNTSFNAYLILFALSGLGRFLALLLLTRIPHLVVASSEIGMRTVAVRPNGANLDAPVLPSMPDQTDEESVRNEVALTA from the coding sequence ATGATTCGTCAGGATCTCAAATACAGCGTTGGCGATGGGGCGGCTTTTGGCTTGATGGTTGGGATGGGAGAAACCTACCTGCCTGCTTTTGTGCTGGCGATTGGTCTCGGAGAACTTGTTTCGGGGATGATTGGCAGCCTGCCCTTATTTCTCGGTGGAATTCTGCAATTAATCTCCCCGTGGGCAATTCGGAAAATCGGTTCTCATAAAAACTGGGTTGTCGCCTGTTCTCTGGTGCAGGCTTTAATGTTTGTTCCTCTGATATTCGCAGCCTGCAGGGGAACTTTGGGAACGTTTGAAGTGGTGTTGATTGCATCCCTGTATTGGGGGACAAGCCTGGCGACTGGTCCGGCTTGGAATACTTGGATTGGAACACTGGTTCCCGTGCGAGTCCGCTCAAAATACTTTGCTTCACGAACTCGAATTTCTCAAGCTTGTGTCTTTATTGGATTCATCGCAGCTGGACTATCTTTGCAGTATGCTTCCCAGCAGAATCGGTTGTTAACCGCTTTTGCAATTTTGTTCAGCGTTGCGGGTATTTGTCGCTTGATATCGTCTTATATGCTGGCTCGACAACGTGAGCCGTTCCCGATTCCAGCAGGCATGGTCCGTCGACCGATCACGCAGACATGCCGGGATTTAACCGAGGGACCGGGCGGTCGCCTGCTCATGTTCTTGGTGGCAACACAGGCGGCTGTGCAGATGTCTGGACCGTATTTTACGCCGTTCATGCTGAACAATCTGAAGTTTTCTTACCTGCAGTTTGTGAGTTTGATCGCGGTCGCTTTTCTGGCACGAATCTTTGCGCTGCCAGTCTGGGGTCGCCTGGCTCATCGCGTTGGAGCAATGCGGCTGTTATGGATTGGAGCTCTGGGGATTGCACCTGTCAGTCTCGGATGGACTTTCTCACAAAATTATTACTGGTTGATGACCATTCAGCTTTACTCAGGAGCAGTCTGGGCTGCCTATGAACTTGCCTTTTTCCTGCTCCTGTTTGAATCGATTCCAGAACAGCAACGCACTGGATTGCTGACCGTTTACAATCTGATTAATGTAACAGCCTGGGTCTGCGGGGCCCTGGTGGGGGGATTGCTGTTGTATTCGATGAATACCAGCTTCAATGCCTATTTGATTCTCTTCGCTCTTTCTGGGCTGGGACGTTTCCTGGCCCTGCTACTGCTCACAAGAATTCCGCATTTGGTCGTCGCCTCCAGTGAAATCGGTATGCGAACCGTAGCGGTGCGACCGAACGGTGCCAACCTGGATGCCCCAGTGTTGCCGAGTATGCCTGATCAAACAGACGAGGAATCAGTACGAAATGAAGTCGCTTTGACTGCTTGA
- a CDS encoding cupin domain-containing protein, producing the protein MTDSNLNNLFQNLPDKISEELITILAENSHVRIERIVSTGHANKKGFWYDQEEHEWVIVLKGEAELVFEAGQSIVMQPGDHQLIPAHQKHRVEWTTDKEPTVWLAVYYQAK; encoded by the coding sequence ATGACTGATTCCAACTTAAATAATCTGTTTCAGAATTTACCGGACAAAATTTCTGAAGAACTGATCACAATTCTTGCAGAGAATTCACATGTTCGCATTGAACGGATCGTCTCCACCGGACATGCCAACAAAAAGGGATTTTGGTATGATCAAGAAGAACATGAATGGGTGATCGTACTCAAAGGCGAAGCCGAATTAGTTTTTGAGGCTGGTCAATCGATTGTCATGCAGCCGGGAGATCATCAATTGATTCCTGCTCATCAGAAGCATCGCGTCGAATGGACAACTGACAAAGAACCGACTGTGTGGTTAGCAGTGTATTATCAAGCAAAATGA
- a CDS encoding endonuclease/exonuclease/phosphatase family protein — translation MKRITILCLIIFLFESSAFLQAASPLKSVRVVRFNVWYGFSKAPEQKAKALKYLNEQKPDIVSLQELNGYRKTNLEQDAIAWGHPYSELLKEDGFPTGITSSAPIEDVQITKEGFHHGLLRCQTHGLYVYVIHLHPSNWELRRREINLLLKDIDALPANSKIILAGDFNTFSPRDQTEYNSSKDLIPFFERLDKQTQGNNLKNGKIDYWHIEKLEQAGLVDVIASQRNQFDGTFPTELRRSEDLGPERRLDYIFCSPNLINSCISAQCLVNSKTSMLSDHYPVTATFQFEKQSLNH, via the coding sequence ATGAAGCGAATCACGATTCTGTGTCTGATCATTTTCCTGTTCGAATCTTCTGCATTTTTGCAGGCTGCCTCACCTTTAAAGTCGGTCAGGGTCGTCAGATTCAATGTCTGGTATGGTTTCTCCAAAGCTCCAGAACAAAAAGCAAAGGCCCTGAAATATTTGAACGAGCAAAAACCTGATATTGTCTCTCTGCAGGAGTTGAACGGTTACCGGAAAACGAATTTGGAGCAAGATGCCATCGCATGGGGGCATCCTTACAGTGAGTTATTGAAAGAAGACGGTTTTCCCACAGGCATCACTTCGAGTGCTCCCATTGAAGATGTTCAAATAACAAAAGAGGGATTCCATCATGGACTGCTGCGATGTCAGACACACGGGTTGTATGTTTATGTGATCCATCTGCATCCTTCCAATTGGGAATTACGCCGGCGTGAGATTAATTTACTGCTCAAAGATATTGACGCACTCCCGGCCAATTCGAAAATAATTCTGGCAGGTGATTTCAATACATTTTCACCCCGCGATCAAACTGAGTACAATTCCTCAAAGGATTTGATCCCATTCTTCGAGCGACTCGATAAGCAGACTCAAGGGAATAATCTCAAAAATGGAAAAATTGATTACTGGCACATCGAGAAACTTGAACAGGCTGGATTGGTGGATGTCATCGCGAGTCAGCGAAATCAGTTTGATGGGACTTTCCCCACAGAATTAAGAAGAAGTGAAGACTTGGGTCCCGAGCGCAGGCTCGATTACATTTTTTGCTCTCCGAATTTAATCAACTCCTGCATTTCAGCTCAATGTCTTGTGAACTCCAAAACCTCAATGTTATCCGACCATTATCCCGTGACTGCAACATTCCAATTCGAAAAGCAATCCCTCAACCACTGA
- a CDS encoding alkaline phosphatase, with the protein MFRLFFLTIALTISLPIHSIRSEDYLFQLQTDAVEAGKSPVGHWGWEQDNYMKWGTHSNRLIPVYTFGTCKAGDGIDLTDYQNENSPYRNTASVRQIFHRVPPGTVNNEAEYFDQTNIYDIQLAALRDGKKHIILVVFDGMDWQTTFNASTYKNQQVKYDSGRGSGLHFQDYQAQGTSQFGWMVTSPYSDNGKVNVDHQTVSMENNPKLGGYTAAIGGPYPWSIPTELEYLIGKGTIEHTYTDSASSATSMTTGEKTYDAAINIGPFGNQFTTIAHLAQKKNYKIGVVTSVPISHATPAAAYAHNVSRNDYQDLTRDLLGLTSISHPNNPLSGVDVLIGCGFGEDRNQDAGQGENFVPGNGYLTTEDLLKADSRMGGKYLVAQRSEGVSGKTLLEVAAQDAIDQQKRLFGFFGVDKGHLPFQTANGDFNPTIGRSKKAENYTDADLFENPTLSDFTAQAINVLSHNDAPFWLMVEAGDVDWANHDNNLDNSIGAVLSGDAAVKVVTDWVEANSSWDETVMIVTADHGHYFVLEDPQLLIKSTEEGAKTNSE; encoded by the coding sequence GTGTTCAGACTTTTCTTCCTGACTATTGCCTTAACAATCTCACTCCCAATTCATTCAATTCGCAGTGAAGATTATCTCTTTCAACTTCAAACCGATGCCGTTGAAGCTGGAAAATCTCCGGTCGGGCATTGGGGATGGGAACAGGACAATTACATGAAGTGGGGAACTCACTCGAATCGATTGATTCCCGTATACACTTTTGGAACATGCAAAGCAGGAGATGGAATCGATCTGACGGATTATCAAAATGAAAACAGTCCCTATCGGAATACAGCATCTGTCCGACAAATCTTCCATCGTGTTCCCCCAGGAACGGTAAACAACGAGGCCGAGTATTTCGATCAGACAAATATCTATGATATACAACTGGCAGCTTTAAGAGATGGCAAAAAGCATATCATACTGGTCGTATTCGATGGCATGGACTGGCAGACTACATTTAATGCGAGCACTTACAAGAATCAACAGGTGAAATACGATTCCGGTCGCGGCAGTGGACTTCATTTTCAGGATTATCAGGCACAAGGAACGTCACAATTTGGCTGGATGGTGACGAGCCCCTATTCGGACAATGGCAAAGTCAATGTCGATCATCAAACAGTTTCGATGGAGAACAATCCCAAATTAGGCGGATACACTGCTGCCATTGGTGGACCGTATCCCTGGTCAATTCCAACAGAATTAGAATACCTGATTGGCAAAGGAACCATCGAACATACTTATACTGATTCTGCAAGCTCTGCCACCAGCATGACGACCGGAGAAAAAACCTACGACGCTGCGATCAATATCGGCCCCTTTGGAAATCAGTTCACGACAATTGCTCATCTGGCCCAAAAGAAGAATTATAAAATTGGTGTCGTCACTTCTGTTCCCATCAGTCATGCCACTCCAGCGGCAGCTTACGCTCATAATGTATCCCGAAACGACTATCAGGATTTAACACGGGACTTGCTGGGACTCACTTCGATCAGTCATCCCAACAATCCACTTTCAGGTGTAGACGTCTTGATTGGCTGTGGCTTCGGAGAAGATCGAAATCAAGATGCAGGTCAGGGTGAGAATTTTGTTCCCGGCAATGGGTATTTGACGACAGAGGATCTTTTAAAAGCCGATTCCCGCATGGGTGGAAAATATCTGGTCGCGCAACGGTCCGAGGGAGTTTCTGGAAAAACGTTGTTAGAAGTTGCGGCTCAGGATGCGATTGATCAGCAGAAACGACTCTTTGGATTTTTTGGCGTCGACAAAGGACACCTCCCATTTCAAACCGCCAATGGTGACTTCAATCCCACAATTGGCCGAAGCAAGAAAGCCGAAAATTACACCGATGCTGACCTCTTTGAAAATCCGACACTCAGTGATTTTACTGCTCAAGCCATAAATGTCCTGTCGCATAACGATGCCCCGTTCTGGTTGATGGTCGAAGCGGGAGATGTCGACTGGGCCAACCATGACAACAATCTCGATAATTCGATTGGGGCCGTTCTCAGTGGAGATGCCGCTGTGAAGGTGGTAACCGACTGGGTCGAGGCCAACAGCAGCTGGGACGAAACCGTGATGATTGTGACTGCCGACCATGGACATTATTTCGTGCTGGAAGATCCACAATTGTTGATTAAGTCGACTGAAGAGGGAGCAAAAACAAATTCCGAATAA
- a CDS encoding sugar O-acetyltransferase — protein sequence MRTEREKMLARELYDALDPELVKQRDRARDLCFELNSTRPRDQQVRSRIFKELLGSGGDSVWLEPPFYCDYGSNIYLGERVYFNFNCVVLDVCEVKIGDFTFFGPAVQIYTATHPLNAELRRTQEFGMPVTIGSDVWVGGSAVICPGVTIGSKAVIGAGSVVTKDIPAGVLAAGNPCRVIRSLEEPSND from the coding sequence ATGAGAACTGAGCGAGAAAAAATGCTGGCTAGAGAATTGTACGATGCTCTTGACCCCGAACTGGTGAAGCAGCGAGATCGTGCTCGGGATCTGTGTTTCGAATTGAATTCAACTCGACCGCGAGATCAGCAGGTTCGATCACGAATCTTTAAGGAATTATTGGGCAGCGGAGGGGATTCTGTTTGGCTGGAACCTCCGTTTTATTGTGATTACGGATCCAATATATACCTCGGTGAACGAGTCTATTTCAATTTTAATTGTGTGGTTCTGGATGTCTGTGAAGTCAAGATTGGCGACTTCACGTTTTTCGGTCCAGCCGTTCAGATTTATACGGCTACTCATCCATTAAATGCCGAACTCAGGCGAACACAGGAATTCGGAATGCCGGTTACAATCGGTTCGGATGTCTGGGTGGGAGGTTCTGCCGTCATCTGTCCTGGTGTAACAATCGGATCAAAAGCCGTTATCGGGGCGGGGAGTGTTGTGACAAAAGATATCCCAGCGGGAGTCCTTGCAGCCGGGAATCCCTGCCGGGTGATTCGATCTCTTGAAGAGCCGAGCAATGACTGA
- a CDS encoding DUF1653 domain-containing protein encodes MKAGRYRHYKGKDYIVIGLARHSETEEELVVYRTDYGDRSLWVRPKSMFFETIVRDGEQIPRFKFIEEVEEAR; translated from the coding sequence TTGAAAGCCGGTCGTTACCGTCACTACAAGGGTAAGGATTACATCGTCATCGGACTCGCTCGACACAGTGAAACCGAAGAGGAACTAGTGGTGTATCGAACAGATTATGGGGATCGGAGTTTGTGGGTTCGTCCAAAGTCGATGTTCTTCGAAACGATTGTTCGTGACGGAGAACAGATCCCTCGCTTCAAATTTATTGAAGAGGTCGAAGAAGCCAGATGA
- a CDS encoding cellulase family glycosylhydrolase, which translates to MLRIILSIVAIINASYCSAEEMSWIQVSLDGNGFEQTGTNQPFVPWGFNYDHEGDGKLLEDYWDDEWKTVEEAFQEMKVLGANVVRIHLQFGKFMDSPIQPKKASLNRLVKLLELAERTGLYLDVTGLGCYHKQDVPAWYDELSESERWQAQAVFWEAIAKTCANSPAVFCYDLMNEPVVPGGTRKRTDWLGPAFGDKHFVQFITLEQGGRERTEIARDWIHTLVTAIHKHDKRHLITVGMVPWSLDRPGLNSGFDPMKVAGDLDFIAMHIYPEQNKLEEAIQTLKGFKQVGKPLIIEEIFPLKCNVDELKQFITRSREYATGWLGFYWGTTPQQYREKPEDLPASITLGWLEFFQKNAPEFQAH; encoded by the coding sequence ATGCTGAGAATCATACTTTCAATAGTCGCAATTATTAATGCTTCTTATTGCTCCGCTGAAGAGATGTCATGGATACAAGTCTCTCTGGACGGGAATGGTTTTGAACAAACGGGAACGAACCAACCGTTTGTCCCCTGGGGATTCAACTACGATCACGAAGGTGATGGAAAACTGCTCGAAGATTACTGGGACGACGAATGGAAGACTGTTGAAGAGGCGTTTCAGGAGATGAAAGTACTAGGGGCCAATGTGGTTCGTATTCATCTACAATTTGGCAAGTTCATGGATAGTCCAATCCAGCCGAAGAAAGCGTCATTGAATCGTCTGGTCAAACTGCTTGAACTGGCTGAGCGAACGGGACTGTATCTTGATGTGACCGGACTGGGTTGTTACCACAAACAGGATGTCCCAGCCTGGTATGATGAATTGAGTGAATCGGAACGCTGGCAGGCTCAAGCGGTTTTCTGGGAAGCGATTGCCAAGACGTGTGCAAACAGCCCGGCTGTTTTTTGTTACGATCTGATGAACGAACCTGTTGTTCCAGGAGGCACGAGGAAAAGAACAGACTGGCTGGGTCCTGCTTTCGGGGATAAGCATTTTGTGCAGTTCATTACCTTGGAGCAGGGGGGACGGGAACGAACTGAGATTGCCCGAGATTGGATTCACACACTTGTCACTGCGATTCACAAGCACGATAAACGTCACCTGATCACTGTCGGCATGGTCCCCTGGAGTCTCGACCGGCCGGGACTCAATTCAGGTTTTGATCCCATGAAAGTTGCTGGCGACCTCGATTTCATCGCCATGCATATTTATCCAGAACAGAATAAACTCGAAGAAGCAATTCAAACATTGAAGGGTTTTAAACAGGTAGGCAAGCCTCTCATTATCGAAGAAATCTTTCCACTCAAATGTAATGTCGACGAATTGAAACAATTCATTACTCGCTCCCGAGAATATGCGACCGGTTGGCTTGGGTTCTATTGGGGAACTACTCCGCAGCAGTATCGAGAGAAGCCTGAGGACTTGCCTGCATCGATCACGCTAGGATGGTTGGAATTCTTTCAGAAAAATGCTCCTGAATTCCAGGCTCATTAA